One genomic region from Nitrospirota bacterium encodes:
- a CDS encoding PilZ domain-containing protein, with product MISLIEFALIVGTASLTAAGASQGWQLLLQSRNNPSPQRAPSRQADEASRPAAGRWHAPRHNHRHHVSCQMNYLTTEGLTSGTLIDLSQHGWRVVGERPVMRGATLSMHVYLPDQSLPLDIDAATVRWTNGYEFGIELTTLSPDAAARLSDYLQNQLPTCRAVASYELSPFSYN from the coding sequence ATGATTAGTCTTATTGAATTTGCCCTGATCGTTGGAACCGCATCGTTGACAGCCGCCGGAGCATCACAGGGCTGGCAGCTCTTGCTCCAGTCCCGCAACAATCCATCCCCGCAGCGCGCTCCGTCCAGACAGGCCGATGAGGCAAGTCGGCCTGCAGCCGGAAGGTGGCATGCCCCCAGGCACAATCATCGGCATCATGTGTCTTGTCAGATGAACTATCTCACCACGGAAGGGCTCACCAGCGGAACCTTGATTGATCTCTCACAGCATGGCTGGCGAGTGGTCGGTGAACGTCCGGTCATGCGCGGAGCCACGCTCTCCATGCACGTCTATCTCCCTGATCAATCGCTCCCGCTGGATATTGACGCGGCCACCGTCCGGTGGACCAACGGATACGAATTTGGCATCGAGCTCACCACCCTAAGCCCGGACGCAGCCGCGAGGCTGAGCGACTATCTGCAGAATCAGCTTCCGACGTGCAGAGCCGTGGCGTCATACGAACTCTCTCCGTTCTCGTACAACTAA
- the uvrA gene encoding excinuclease ABC subunit UvrA, with protein MAQIRQPPAPSRDLIVEGARQNNLKNISLRIPHNQVTAITGVSGSGKSSLAFDTLFAEGQWRYMESLSIYARMFLDKVNRPDVDRIINVRPAIAIEQKNPIRTARSTVGTTTEIADLLRLLFAKVGHPVCPDCSIDARSFHPGSVADDLLSHCDGTRAIILFPVKAPAPKQDQAFLQSLLLRGFTRVQCGKAILDLHETLGLPTVRPDHLYVILDRLVIRGDNRSRLVEAIEIAFREGEGQCRVEVIDQGPRTYSTDFRCQQCGRTFEPIRPVLFSFNHPLGACPECKGFGNILRYDPDLVIPDHDKSLAQGAIEPWSKPSGDWWQKQMFLAMKRRGVDLTIPYKDLPQNIQQILWQGEGKLEGVQQFFEYLEGKRYKLHVRVMLSRYRTPVSCPTCQGSRLRPDARYVKIAGTDIHELSSLTIEATAAWVKSLPLSPYEEQVARDILRQLTAKLGFLLRVGLSYLTLSRQTRTLSGGEAQRATLANQLGARLVGTLYVLDEPTIGLHPRDTATLAGIMRELASQGNTVVVVEHDRQMMLAADYLVEMGPLSGEKGGEVICAAPRQEFIADRRSITARYLRDEDEIATPRARRKGNGKFLVIAGACENNLKDLCVRIPLGMLVCVTGVSGSGKSTLVEDTLYRAIARAFRIESLPMGKFRAIKGVEHLTGIKLIDQEPIGRTPRSNPITYLKAFNEVRALFASEREALRSGLTPGHFSFNTTGGRCEKCEGSGVEKLEMYFFEDIYATCEACDGKRFKPNVLSIRYREKTIHDVLQMTVDDGLGFFSGSPKLTEKLHLLSSIGLGYLRLGQAATTLSGGEAQRLKIAAELKVSSTKNALYIMDEPTTGLHVEDIKKLLAMLQKLVDSGHTVVVVEHNLDMIKSADWVIDLGPEGGSAGGQIVAEGRPEQVAKVAASHTGRFLAPLLAHE; from the coding sequence ATGGCACAGATCCGACAGCCACCTGCTCCGTCCCGCGATCTCATCGTCGAAGGCGCGCGCCAAAACAACCTCAAGAACATCTCACTCCGTATCCCCCACAATCAGGTCACGGCCATCACGGGCGTCTCAGGATCGGGGAAATCCTCTCTCGCCTTCGACACGTTGTTCGCCGAAGGCCAATGGCGCTATATGGAATCGCTCTCCATTTATGCCCGCATGTTTCTCGATAAGGTCAACCGGCCCGATGTCGACCGGATCATCAACGTCCGGCCCGCCATTGCGATCGAACAGAAGAACCCCATCCGCACCGCCCGCTCGACGGTCGGGACCACGACCGAAATTGCCGACCTCTTGCGCCTCCTGTTCGCCAAAGTGGGCCATCCTGTCTGCCCCGATTGTTCCATCGATGCACGCAGTTTTCATCCTGGCAGCGTCGCCGACGACCTCCTGAGTCATTGCGACGGCACACGAGCCATAATCCTCTTTCCGGTCAAAGCACCGGCACCGAAGCAGGACCAGGCCTTTCTCCAATCACTGTTGCTGCGCGGCTTTACCAGAGTGCAATGCGGCAAGGCCATCCTCGACCTCCACGAAACACTCGGCCTTCCCACAGTCAGGCCGGACCATCTGTATGTGATCCTCGATCGGCTGGTGATCCGGGGAGACAATCGATCCCGACTCGTCGAAGCGATTGAAATCGCCTTTCGCGAAGGCGAGGGCCAATGCCGTGTAGAGGTCATCGATCAGGGCCCCCGAACCTACAGCACAGACTTTCGCTGCCAACAATGTGGTAGAACCTTCGAGCCGATTCGGCCCGTCCTCTTTTCCTTCAACCATCCGCTCGGCGCCTGTCCCGAGTGCAAAGGGTTCGGCAATATTCTGCGGTACGATCCCGACCTCGTCATCCCCGACCACGACAAGTCGCTGGCCCAAGGCGCGATTGAACCATGGAGCAAACCCAGCGGCGATTGGTGGCAAAAGCAAATGTTCCTCGCCATGAAGCGGCGTGGAGTCGACCTCACCATCCCCTACAAGGACCTGCCACAGAACATCCAGCAGATCCTCTGGCAGGGGGAAGGCAAGCTGGAGGGAGTACAACAATTCTTCGAATACTTGGAGGGGAAGCGCTACAAACTACATGTGCGCGTGATGCTCAGCCGCTACCGGACACCGGTTTCCTGCCCGACCTGTCAGGGGTCTCGCCTCAGACCGGACGCGCGTTATGTGAAGATCGCGGGCACTGACATTCATGAGCTCTCTTCACTCACGATCGAAGCGACTGCCGCCTGGGTCAAGTCTCTCCCCCTCTCTCCCTATGAAGAACAGGTCGCCCGCGACATCCTCCGGCAACTGACAGCCAAACTCGGCTTTCTCCTCCGCGTGGGCCTCAGCTATCTCACCCTTTCCCGTCAAACCCGCACGCTCTCGGGAGGAGAGGCCCAGCGCGCAACCTTGGCCAACCAACTGGGCGCCCGTCTAGTCGGTACGCTCTACGTCCTCGACGAACCGACCATCGGACTCCACCCCCGTGACACCGCGACGCTCGCCGGTATCATGCGAGAGCTGGCGAGCCAGGGCAATACGGTCGTCGTCGTCGAACATGATCGCCAGATGATGTTGGCCGCCGACTATCTCGTCGAGATGGGCCCCCTGTCCGGCGAAAAAGGCGGCGAGGTGATCTGCGCCGCGCCACGTCAGGAATTCATCGCGGACCGGCGGTCGATCACGGCACGCTACCTGCGTGACGAGGACGAGATTGCCACGCCACGCGCTCGACGGAAAGGGAATGGAAAATTTCTTGTCATTGCCGGAGCATGCGAAAACAACCTCAAAGATCTGTGTGTCCGTATTCCGCTCGGGATGCTGGTCTGTGTCACCGGCGTCTCAGGGTCCGGCAAGAGCACCTTGGTCGAAGACACGCTGTATCGCGCCATCGCCAGGGCCTTTCGTATTGAGTCACTGCCCATGGGCAAGTTTCGCGCGATTAAAGGAGTCGAGCATCTCACCGGCATCAAACTCATCGATCAGGAACCGATCGGCCGAACGCCACGCTCGAACCCGATCACCTATCTGAAAGCGTTCAATGAAGTTCGCGCCCTCTTCGCGTCCGAGCGCGAGGCCCTCAGAAGCGGACTCACGCCTGGGCACTTCTCCTTCAATACCACCGGAGGCCGGTGCGAGAAATGCGAAGGAAGCGGCGTCGAAAAGCTGGAGATGTACTTCTTCGAAGATATCTATGCGACCTGCGAAGCCTGCGACGGGAAGCGATTTAAACCGAACGTCCTCTCCATTCGTTATCGCGAAAAAACGATTCATGATGTGCTGCAGATGACCGTCGACGACGGGCTGGGATTTTTCAGCGGCTCACCCAAGCTCACCGAGAAACTCCACCTGCTCTCCTCCATCGGGCTTGGCTATCTCCGGCTCGGTCAAGCCGCCACGACCCTTTCAGGAGGCGAAGCCCAGCGATTGAAAATCGCCGCCGAGCTCAAAGTCTCATCTACGAAAAATGCGCTCTACATCATGGATGAGCCGACTACCGGACTGCATGTCGAAGACATTAAGAAACTCCTCGCGATGCTGCAGAAACTGGTGGATAGTGGTCATACCGTGGTGGTGGTCGAGCACAATCTGGATATGATCAAGAGCGCCGATTGGGTGATCGACTTAGGACCGGAAGGAGGATCGGCAGGTGGACAGATCGTGGCAGAAGGACGCCCGGAACAGGTGGCGAAGGTAGCAGCGTCCCACACTGGGCGATTCCTCGCCCCCCTCCTGGCCCATGAATAA
- a CDS encoding PDZ domain-containing protein — MLKRLGCWMVLVFLASACSGCGVLYTVVKSESKLDRLAVPMTKAGVIEQIGRPDRVLRDDGRLLVWEYSLTARKQWLYELAFCPISVWIGGCIFYPFTNIASEHQREYPYHVVLVNDELCAWGAPSAILQRRRACASSGTAALGSGGMLGRPEPVVTGVGPINRDMIDRYRTMAVMPFVDAGTTPGSGTRVAGIMTTLLLDLDINIVERAKLDEVFKEQVIQLKYADDAEVLKVGKLVGAHAIIVGEVQQWERTEGEQVSRVSLAFRMIDVESGLVLFNGEGHSSDATADDPEGLARVIAHRILARFGSQTGLLGSGRIGVNWELQEITGARYYLVRELRSGLPAEKAGLKVGDRVVACNGAVLSTVSSDREAKRLCQVGAGQTLQLDVRRAGEPIAITLIAEKRPGL, encoded by the coding sequence ATGCTCAAACGGCTTGGCTGTTGGATGGTGCTGGTGTTCCTTGCCAGTGCCTGCTCTGGCTGCGGCGTGCTCTATACCGTAGTGAAGTCGGAATCCAAGTTGGACCGGCTGGCCGTGCCGATGACGAAGGCTGGGGTGATCGAACAGATCGGTCGTCCGGATCGCGTGTTGCGCGACGATGGCCGTCTGTTGGTCTGGGAATATTCCCTCACGGCCCGCAAGCAATGGCTCTATGAGTTGGCGTTTTGCCCGATCTCGGTCTGGATCGGCGGCTGCATTTTCTATCCCTTCACGAACATCGCCTCGGAACATCAACGAGAATATCCCTATCACGTTGTGCTGGTGAACGACGAGCTGTGCGCGTGGGGTGCTCCTTCGGCTATTCTGCAACGGCGTCGCGCCTGCGCGTCGTCCGGCACAGCCGCTCTGGGCTCTGGCGGTATGCTCGGACGTCCTGAGCCAGTCGTCACCGGCGTCGGGCCGATCAATCGAGACATGATCGATCGCTATCGTACGATGGCCGTGATGCCGTTCGTCGATGCAGGCACCACCCCGGGATCCGGCACTCGTGTCGCCGGGATCATGACGACCTTACTCCTGGATCTGGATATCAATATTGTCGAGCGGGCCAAGCTCGACGAAGTGTTTAAGGAGCAGGTCATCCAACTCAAGTATGCCGACGATGCTGAGGTGTTGAAAGTCGGGAAGCTTGTCGGCGCCCATGCGATCATTGTGGGTGAAGTACAGCAATGGGAGCGAACGGAGGGAGAGCAAGTGAGCCGCGTATCGCTGGCTTTTCGGATGATCGACGTGGAAAGCGGGTTAGTCCTGTTTAATGGGGAGGGGCATAGTTCCGATGCCACGGCTGATGATCCTGAGGGCTTGGCCCGCGTCATTGCCCATCGCATCCTCGCCCGGTTTGGTTCACAAACCGGCTTGCTGGGGTCAGGACGAATCGGCGTCAATTGGGAGTTGCAGGAAATAACAGGCGCTCGCTACTACCTCGTGCGGGAACTCCGGAGCGGCCTGCCTGCAGAGAAGGCAGGTCTCAAAGTCGGTGATCGAGTCGTGGCCTGTAACGGAGCAGTACTCTCGACGGTGTCTTCTGATCGGGAGGCGAAACGGCTTTGTCAGGTCGGGGCAGGGCAGACCCTTCAGTTGGATGTGCGTCGAGCAGGTGAGCCAATCGCGATAACTCTGATAGCTGAGAAGCGGCCTGGGCTGTAG
- a CDS encoding YqgE/AlgH family protein, whose protein sequence is MKAPLGKGIFLIAAPSLRDPNFRQTVVLLCEHGAEGALGVVVNRPTAMSVSEALPQVPILEGQRHVLFSGGPVQTNQVMMLYRLDQLPENSHHVFDGICLGGDTDLVDRILTNSGGHDAFRAYLGYSGWGPGQLESEMQTGSWFTIPADPNAVFDKDPTRIWPDIVSALGDDYRHYADMPFDPSLN, encoded by the coding sequence ATGAAAGCTCCACTGGGAAAAGGCATCTTCCTCATTGCCGCGCCCTCCTTGCGCGATCCGAACTTTCGGCAGACCGTTGTGTTGCTTTGCGAGCATGGGGCCGAGGGTGCGTTGGGTGTCGTCGTCAATCGTCCAACAGCGATGTCGGTCTCGGAAGCGTTACCTCAAGTGCCGATTCTCGAAGGCCAACGGCACGTCCTCTTCTCCGGAGGGCCGGTGCAAACGAATCAGGTCATGATGCTCTATCGATTGGATCAATTGCCTGAGAACTCCCATCATGTGTTCGATGGAATCTGTCTCGGCGGGGATACGGACCTGGTCGATCGTATTTTGACCAATAGCGGAGGGCACGATGCATTCCGCGCCTACCTCGGGTATTCCGGCTGGGGCCCAGGGCAATTGGAGTCTGAAATGCAGACCGGTTCCTGGTTTACCATTCCGGCTGATCCCAATGCCGTGTTCGACAAGGATCCCACCCGTATCTGGCCCGATATTGTGAGTGCCCTGGGTGACGATTACCGTCACTATGCGGATATGCCTTTCGATCCTTCCCTGAACTAG
- a CDS encoding nitrilase-related carbon-nitrogen hydrolase, which yields MRAGYFQFAPEFGEVSHNLDTIVETLDRADADLIVLPELCASGYQFVSQQEVLTLSESVPDGPTTQRLIDLAKRRRMVIVAGLPERAGAACYNSAVVVGPSGFIGCYRKTHLFFEETVFFAPGDTGFQVWDIGLAKIGVMICFDWYYPEAARTLALKGAEIICHPSNLVLPDCPDSMPVRCRENRVFAVTSNRIGIEARGGKDPLTFIGNSEIVAPRGAILHRAPREQAELHIVEIDPAEARNKALTPYNDLLRDRRESLYR from the coding sequence ATGCGAGCCGGGTATTTTCAGTTCGCTCCAGAGTTCGGCGAGGTCTCGCACAATCTCGATACGATTGTGGAGACACTCGATCGGGCTGATGCCGATCTGATCGTGTTGCCTGAGTTGTGTGCCTCTGGATATCAGTTTGTGTCGCAACAAGAAGTGCTGACGCTGTCGGAGTCCGTGCCGGATGGACCAACGACGCAACGGTTGATCGACCTTGCGAAGCGGCGACGGATGGTGATCGTTGCCGGTCTTCCGGAGCGCGCCGGGGCTGCCTGCTATAACTCTGCCGTGGTGGTCGGCCCGTCCGGATTTATCGGCTGTTATCGCAAGACCCATCTGTTTTTTGAAGAAACAGTATTCTTTGCGCCAGGCGACACGGGATTTCAGGTGTGGGATATCGGCCTGGCTAAAATCGGCGTGATGATCTGTTTCGATTGGTACTATCCTGAGGCGGCTCGCACATTGGCCCTCAAGGGAGCCGAGATCATTTGCCATCCCTCGAATCTCGTGCTGCCGGATTGTCCCGATTCGATGCCGGTTCGGTGCCGGGAGAATCGAGTGTTTGCCGTCACGAGTAATCGCATCGGGATCGAAGCGCGAGGCGGCAAAGACCCGTTGACCTTTATCGGGAACAGCGAGATCGTCGCCCCACGCGGGGCCATTCTGCATCGTGCCCCTCGGGAGCAGGCCGAACTTCATATTGTCGAGATCGATCCTGCCGAGGCGCGAAACAAGGCTCTTACTCCCTACAACGATCTGCTTCGCGATCGCCGCGAATCCCTCTATCGCTAA
- the smbP gene encoding small metal-binding protein SmbP: MKMRTHRGALVVAAVAALVGFPLFSGLALADNKHVDEAVEHAKEAVAHGKQGHADALVQHAEGALKHAEAAGVKNPHLDEGVKHLKEAVAHGKAGHADVATQHAEGAVTHLSEVK; encoded by the coding sequence ATGAAAATGAGAACTCATCGCGGAGCATTGGTCGTTGCAGCGGTTGCCGCGCTTGTTGGCTTCCCGTTGTTCAGTGGGCTGGCCCTTGCCGATAACAAACATGTGGATGAAGCGGTGGAGCATGCCAAGGAAGCTGTGGCGCATGGCAAGCAGGGACATGCCGATGCCCTGGTGCAGCATGCCGAGGGTGCCCTCAAACATGCCGAGGCGGCTGGTGTGAAGAATCCGCATCTGGATGAAGGCGTCAAACATCTCAAGGAAGCCGTGGCCCATGGCAAGGCCGGTCATGCGGACGTGGCCACCCAACATGCCGAAGGTGCGGTGACCCATTTGTCCGAAGTGAAGTAA
- a CDS encoding sulfurtransferase: MTHPLLIDTETLQQSLGQPGLVIIDVRGRAAYEFGGHIPGAVHSTWHEYSDPQAVPKGLLNPDRLFMEQKIRALGISPDSDVVIYSNPFDNWGDEGRMFWMLEYLGHTRLRILDGGWVKWVQEKRPFEHGCVTPKPGTFTVKPVAAVIAGKDELKQLVKQAHPGTVIVDARSLEEYLGKEVSGIPRPGHIPTSIHLAWTGFLQPNATLKDLLTITESLADKGLSQDQAVICYCTGGVRSAWLYFVLRLAGYRNVRNYPGSWWEWSRDFACPVEKDAKGLQHILNVDPQVRAS, from the coding sequence ATGACACACCCGTTGTTGATCGATACTGAAACTCTCCAGCAGAGCCTGGGACAACCAGGCCTGGTGATTATCGACGTGCGTGGGCGGGCGGCCTATGAATTCGGCGGCCATATTCCAGGCGCCGTGCATTCGACCTGGCATGAGTACAGCGATCCCCAGGCCGTGCCGAAGGGGTTGCTCAATCCTGATCGCCTGTTCATGGAGCAAAAGATTCGCGCGCTGGGTATCAGTCCGGACAGCGATGTCGTGATCTACTCGAACCCCTTCGACAACTGGGGTGACGAAGGCCGCATGTTTTGGATGTTGGAATATCTCGGGCATACGCGGCTGCGCATTCTCGACGGCGGGTGGGTCAAGTGGGTGCAGGAGAAACGTCCGTTCGAACACGGATGTGTCACGCCCAAGCCCGGGACGTTTACCGTCAAGCCGGTGGCTGCCGTGATTGCCGGGAAAGACGAATTGAAGCAGCTCGTGAAGCAGGCACATCCGGGTACCGTGATCGTCGATGCGCGCAGCCTCGAAGAATATCTCGGGAAAGAAGTGTCGGGGATCCCGCGGCCTGGGCACATTCCCACGTCGATCCATCTGGCCTGGACAGGGTTTCTTCAACCGAATGCGACGCTGAAAGATTTACTGACGATCACGGAGAGCTTAGCCGACAAAGGTCTTTCGCAGGATCAAGCAGTCATCTGTTATTGCACCGGCGGCGTCCGTTCCGCCTGGCTCTACTTTGTTCTCAGGCTCGCGGGCTATCGCAATGTGCGTAACTATCCGGGATCCTGGTGGGAATGGAGCCGGGATTTTGCCTGCCCGGTGGAAAAAGACGCCAAGGGATTACAGCATATCTTGAACGTCGATCCGCAAGTCAGGGCTTCTTGA
- a CDS encoding histone deacetylase: MGKTGLVYHPAYLGHDMGAGHPESPDRLRAIMQWLEQGGTAARLARIEPRAAEDEWITQIHEPSYLAMLKSHAPANGRVSLDPDTSMSPGSLTAAYLAAGGALAAVDAIMSKDADHVFCAVRPPGHHAEAGRAMGFCLFNNVAIAARYVQKKHGLSRILIVDWDVHHGNGTQHSFEADPSVLFFSTHQYPHYPGTGRATERGRGAGEGFTINVPMEAGEGDEEYRAVFQKSLVPAADAFKPEFVIISAGFDAHRDDPLASMGLTEEGYADLTGIVAGIAMRHAQGRILSSLEGGYHLTSLAASVERHIQALLAA, from the coding sequence ATGGGTAAGACAGGTCTTGTGTACCATCCGGCATATCTCGGCCATGACATGGGCGCAGGACATCCTGAGTCGCCCGATCGGCTACGAGCCATCATGCAGTGGCTGGAGCAGGGCGGCACGGCGGCTCGGCTGGCCAGGATTGAACCGCGAGCAGCTGAAGACGAATGGATCACGCAGATCCACGAACCGTCGTATCTTGCGATGCTCAAGTCTCACGCACCGGCCAATGGGCGGGTCTCGCTCGATCCCGATACCTCCATGTCCCCCGGTTCGTTGACTGCCGCCTATCTGGCCGCCGGTGGGGCCTTGGCTGCTGTCGATGCGATCATGTCTAAAGACGCGGATCATGTCTTCTGTGCCGTGCGACCACCCGGGCATCATGCCGAAGCTGGGCGCGCGATGGGCTTCTGTCTCTTCAACAATGTGGCGATTGCTGCACGCTATGTGCAGAAAAAGCATGGCCTCTCGCGCATACTAATTGTCGATTGGGACGTGCACCATGGCAACGGCACGCAACATAGCTTCGAAGCCGATCCCTCCGTGCTGTTCTTCAGCACGCATCAGTATCCGCACTATCCAGGCACGGGCCGCGCGACGGAGCGTGGCAGAGGGGCAGGAGAAGGGTTTACGATCAATGTGCCGATGGAAGCGGGTGAGGGCGATGAGGAGTATCGTGCCGTCTTTCAGAAATCGTTGGTGCCGGCGGCCGATGCCTTCAAGCCGGAATTCGTGATCATCTCCGCCGGCTTCGATGCGCATCGGGACGATCCTCTTGCGAGCATGGGGCTGACCGAAGAGGGCTACGCGGACCTCACCGGCATCGTGGCCGGCATCGCCATGCGCCATGCTCAAGGGCGCATCCTCTCGTCGCTCGAAGGCGGGTATCATCTGACCTCCTTGGCCGCGTCGGTCGAACGACATATCCAGGCCTTGTTGGCCGCATGA
- a CDS encoding tetratricopeptide repeat protein, whose translation MANRRIEPLKKVLAIDPNDEVAWFGLGKAYMEDENFEEAAKALQQCVIVKPTYSAAYYALAQSLHKLGRIEECRTVCATAIDVSTKNGDMMVTKNLELLTSSLPA comes from the coding sequence ATGGCAAATCGCCGCATCGAACCGCTCAAAAAAGTCTTGGCCATTGATCCGAACGACGAGGTGGCCTGGTTTGGTCTCGGGAAAGCCTACATGGAAGACGAGAACTTCGAAGAAGCAGCCAAGGCCCTGCAACAATGCGTCATCGTGAAGCCCACCTACTCAGCCGCCTACTATGCCCTGGCCCAATCGCTACATAAGCTCGGTCGCATCGAGGAATGCCGAACCGTTTGCGCAACCGCCATCGATGTGTCCACGAAAAACGGCGACATGATGGTGACGAAAAATCTCGAACTGCTCACAAGCTCGCTGCCTGCCTAA
- a CDS encoding M3 family oligoendopeptidase: MPVKMNRKTAKPRKTSPLKKQSRAHSERWDLSHLAKEPVKKFDTLLAEIEAKVAQFEAARTQLNPTMATSIFHPLLTLSEEIAAASSRLSAYAYLWFSENTKDLAARSFKTKVEEQLTALQNRLVFFDLWWQSVDEENASRLMTGIGSLRYHLETIRRFQPHTLSEPEEKIVNIKNITGRSAVHSLYDVVTNAFTFTLTVNGKRKTMTREELTAYLRHAQGRLREAAYRELYRVYADQHDLLGEIYKALVNDWKAENLQLRRFASPIATRNLGNDIPDAAVASLLKVCQKNAGIFQCYFRIKARLCKITPMSRYHIYAPHRTEQKSYRYQDAIKMVLDAYRGFSPQLADLAERVVQERHIDARARPGKIGGAYCYSVVPGMTPYVLLNFTGEARDIATMAHELGHAVHGMLAQHHSMFTFHSTLPLAETASVFGERILSDALMTQERDKRVRQGLLLNQLDDIYATVLRQAYFVQFENQAHDMIAQGATVKDLAKTYLAEVRQQFGKGIKVPDEFQWEWLTIPHIFASPFYCYAYSFGNLLVLALYRMYQKEGATFVPKYLELLSTGGSESPQAILSKVGVDMSSEEFWQSGFDTIREMVDQLEQTL, encoded by the coding sequence ATGCCTGTGAAGATGAACCGAAAGACTGCCAAACCCCGTAAGACCTCCCCTCTAAAAAAACAGAGCCGCGCCCATTCCGAGCGCTGGGATCTCTCACACTTGGCAAAGGAGCCGGTCAAGAAATTCGATACCCTGTTGGCAGAGATCGAGGCCAAGGTCGCACAATTCGAAGCGGCTCGGACCCAACTCAACCCGACCATGGCCACCTCCATCTTCCATCCACTCTTGACGCTGAGCGAAGAGATCGCGGCTGCCTCGTCCCGGCTCAGCGCCTATGCCTATCTCTGGTTTTCCGAAAATACGAAAGATCTCGCCGCTCGTTCGTTTAAGACCAAAGTCGAAGAACAGCTCACCGCACTCCAAAACCGACTGGTGTTCTTCGACCTCTGGTGGCAGAGCGTCGATGAGGAGAATGCGAGCCGGCTCATGACCGGAATCGGCTCGCTCCGGTATCACCTCGAAACCATTCGCCGGTTTCAGCCCCATACGCTGTCCGAACCGGAAGAGAAGATCGTCAACATCAAGAACATCACAGGCCGCAGCGCCGTGCATTCACTTTACGATGTCGTGACGAACGCCTTCACCTTCACGCTCACCGTCAACGGCAAGCGGAAAACAATGACGCGCGAGGAACTGACGGCTTATCTCCGCCATGCGCAAGGCCGGCTACGTGAGGCCGCCTACCGGGAGCTGTACCGCGTCTATGCCGATCAGCACGATCTCCTGGGTGAAATCTACAAAGCGTTGGTCAACGACTGGAAAGCGGAGAATCTGCAGCTCCGCCGATTCGCCTCGCCGATTGCCACCCGCAATCTTGGCAACGACATTCCCGATGCAGCCGTGGCGTCGCTCCTGAAAGTCTGTCAAAAAAATGCGGGTATCTTTCAGTGCTACTTCCGTATTAAGGCTCGCCTCTGCAAGATCACACCGATGAGCCGTTATCACATCTATGCCCCACATCGTACAGAACAAAAATCCTATCGCTATCAGGATGCCATCAAGATGGTGCTAGATGCGTACCGGGGATTCTCACCGCAATTAGCCGACTTGGCGGAGCGAGTGGTGCAGGAGCGCCATATCGATGCACGGGCGAGGCCCGGGAAAATCGGCGGCGCCTATTGTTACAGCGTCGTCCCGGGCATGACCCCCTATGTGCTGCTCAACTTCACCGGCGAGGCGCGCGATATCGCGACAATGGCCCATGAGCTCGGCCATGCCGTCCACGGCATGCTGGCGCAACATCATTCCATGTTTACCTTCCATTCCACCCTCCCCCTGGCGGAAACCGCCTCGGTATTTGGAGAGCGCATCCTATCCGATGCCCTCATGACCCAGGAACGGGACAAGAGGGTGCGGCAGGGACTCCTACTCAACCAACTGGACGACATCTATGCCACGGTCCTCCGGCAGGCCTATTTCGTTCAATTTGAAAATCAGGCCCATGACATGATCGCCCAGGGCGCGACCGTGAAGGATCTGGCCAAGACCTATCTGGCCGAAGTGCGGCAGCAGTTTGGGAAGGGAATTAAGGTCCCGGATGAGTTCCAATGGGAATGGCTGACCATTCCCCACATCTTTGCCAGCCCCTTTTATTGTTACGCATACAGCTTCGGCAACTTGCTCGTGCTCGCCCTCTATCGGATGTATCAAAAAGAGGGAGCCACATTTGTCCCCAAATATCTCGAGCTGTTGAGCACGGGCGGATCGGAATCGCCGCAGGCCATCCTGTCCAAAGTCGGCGTCGATATGTCGTCTGAAGAATTTTGGCAATCGGGGTTCGACACGATCCGCGAGATGGTCGATCAGCTGGAGCAGACGCTCTAA
- a CDS encoding (2Fe-2S)-binding protein, which yields MYLCLCKGITDSDVREAGRNGIVMPCQLKAKFGLKEAGCCGRCSKNIHEYVQIATSACQTPSPNAVRN from the coding sequence ATGTACCTCTGCCTCTGTAAGGGAATCACCGATTCGGATGTCCGTGAAGCCGGACGGAACGGCATCGTCATGCCCTGCCAGCTCAAAGCGAAGTTTGGCCTCAAAGAGGCGGGCTGTTGTGGTCGCTGCTCAAAGAATATCCACGAGTATGTGCAGATCGCGACGAGTGCCTGCCAAACGCCTTCCCCCAACGCGGTACGGAACTAG